CGCTTCGGCCAGCGGCACATCCAGGGGGGCCGTGCGCATGGTCCTGGGGGTCCAGGTGGCAGCTGGCTCCTCAAGCAGGTTGATGAGGCGGACCCAGCAGTGGAACAGGAAGCCCACCTCCTTGTCGGGGGCATCCAGGGCCAGGTAGTACTGACGGCCCGAGACCAGGCGCAGCTTCAGGCGCCAGGCAGAGAGGTCATGGACGCAGAGGTGGACGAGGTCCAGGGGGAGCATcctgggagagggggaggggagcgtCTAGAGCAGGAGGGGTGGAGGGGGCGGccaaggggttgggggatgcGGCACCTGGTCAGCACGAGGCCTGAGCAGTCCCTGTCCTCGGCGGGCTGGCCGATCAGCAAGATGTCAGGCAACACCAGGCCTGGCAGGGAGGCGGCCACGCCCATGGCCAGCCGGTTGGTTCTGTGATTCACGAACACCGGGCCCCCTTGATGGGTCACCTGGGGCAGCCAGGGAGAGAGGGCTGGGACCACTCCTTCCTCCAGCAGCCACAGCCTGAGCCTCCCTCCTGATCGTCCCCCACACAGGGACTGGTAAATCCCATTCCCTCTCAAGATCCCCCAGCATGGGAGGCCTTGCTTCCCCTCTGTCCCTCTCAGCCCCGGGGCACTGGGAACTGCAGACCTGAACAAAGTTACTCTCGAACATGGGCAGCGGACGGAGGGGCAGGTACTCGCCCTTCTGGAGGGTCTTTTGCAGCTCCCCCAGAACGGGGACCCACTTCGGCGTGCCCTGGAGCGGCTCAAGGCACCTCCTGTTTCGAAGCCAGATCATGGTGGCTGTGGTGGATGGGTACTGGTTTAGGGACCCAGAACCCAGGCGTGCAGGCCTCCCAGCCCCGGTCCACCAGCCTTGACCCCCGGGGCTTCACGGGTGCCTGGAGCTCAGCGTTACAGAGCGTGGAGATGCCCCAGGCTGGGAGACTCGGGCCTCTGCCATGGCCCTGCCAGGGTGGACAGCAGGGGTCTGGGGGAGGAGCCTCTGGTGGAGGGGCTTTGTGACCTCATCGGACGCACAGGGGCCTCTTCCAGGAACTCTCCGGGGACTGTGGGCTCTCTTCTCCTCCAGGGATACAGcctggagttttttttgttttttgttttctgagatggaatttcactcttgttgcccaggcagtgagcttagattgtggcattgcactccagcctaggcaacagagtgagactccatctcaaaaacaaacaaacaaacagccctATGCAGTGCGGGGCCCCAGGCGAGGCTCAGACCCTGCCTCCACAGAGGCAAGATCACCCAGACAGCCCTGTGAAGGCAGTGTCTGAGCCTCGCCTGGGGCCCCGCACTGCATAGGGCTGtttgtggcgtgatctcggctcaccgcaacccccacctcctaggttccagcgattctcctgcctcagccttccgagtagctggattgtatttttagtagagacagggtttctccatgttggtcaggctggccttgaactcccgacctcaagtgatccacccgcctcagcctcccaaagtgctgggattacaggcgtgagccaccgcacccggccagcctGGAGTCTTGAGGGCTATGATGGGTGAATCGAAACTCCGGGCCCAGGATGGGCACCTCCAACCCCAGACTCAAACTAGTGACAACACGGGGCCCCTAGTGACGGGGAAGTCTGTCTGGGTTATTGTAAAGGGAAAAGTAACTAAAGCATTTGAATTATCATCCCTACTCTGCCATTGACCCTTCTCTAGGCCCTGGGTAAGACCCAAATCCTTACTGAACCTGTTTTTCCATATCTCATGTGTGTGCCTGCGGCAAGGATTCCTCAACACCGACTTGCAAAGAGAGCTTTGGGAAAGAGCCAGACATGGTGCAGAATCCCACTTCCACCTCtccctagctgtgtgactttgtgcAACAGAGTCCCCACTCCTtgtctgagactcagtttccctcGCCTGTAAAACAGAGCGTATTCAAGAGTCCAGGAGGATTGTGTAAGTAAAAAGCCCACACTTAGTGCACAGCCCTGAGAGGCTCAATCAGCGGTCAACTTTGTCCCCTCCTGAGGGCTTATTTTTGGAGGGGAGGAGGCTGATATTCTGTTA
This portion of the Pongo abelii isolate AG06213 chromosome 20, NHGRI_mPonAbe1-v2.0_pri, whole genome shotgun sequence genome encodes:
- the GARIN5B gene encoding Golgi-associated RAB2 interactor protein 5B isoform X4, whose protein sequence is MIWLRNRRCLEPLQGTPKWVPVLGELQKTLQKGEYLPLRPLPMFESNFVQVTHQGGPVFVNHRTNRLAMGVAASLPGLVLPDILLIGQPAEDRDCSGLVLTRMLPLDLVHLCVHDLSAWRLKLRLVSGRQYYLALDAPDKEVGFLFHCWVRLINLLEEPAATWTPRTMRTAPLDVPLAEAPASTWHLQDQPISRHAVRAAEHNFPYKTVAAQRQRKAKALKRSFRSQAVGDSVSLIWSQLEHADVRKKPAEKKSHSDPYPDRTHTQIRLSGLHICI